In Plasmodium reichenowi strain SY57 chromosome 5, whole genome shotgun sequence, the following proteins share a genomic window:
- a CDS encoding nucleotide binding protein, putative, translating to MIIWYNYSVMYAKNFLRSKNYYKYYHSAKLFQRRQFSLFNNNDKNGEANILNNRTDFIQLYHNLIETKKIEHDPYQFKLILILQALENNLNNYYHNVQDKKRKNMSTEINNKKKSFLSSWFCSNKYIEGKDHSINDSNDEPIILDSLKNDDNFFLFDNDKYKNNKDLKYHDIKDEKYFMNEINIEEKSITYIRGLYIYGSVGRGKTYFLNLLFDRIKLNKLKMHYHNFMQEIHRKFHEEKMNNSEDPIKSISIKMSEKYKVIFIDEFQVVHISDAMVIKSLFNHLFYQGTILLCTSNRNPIHLYHNGLNRDRFLPFIQLLFKFNYIFEIDNYHDFRLKNIHTKDDIYTLPNKTFEQVKNLCSDLYCRYYNKDINYVRQNEKFNQTLVVSNFKKCIIPYMLNKYSIFSFQDLCSKNVSIDEYNAISNNSHTIFIHNIEKMNEESKGNEMRRFILLIDILYEKNTKVFFYSNIPLFQIFQTNCIISHFQNLLEKMKSQYDHFKNFKESLKEQLKDGAFNREMFGSIMLLFDTKTEISDKLFDAINYNINKEYIPIEYLRRVLCFHIMNYEIDIKGHLKFLEDEHLIVEPIPYLLFDENDIDTSQENTFASMRTLSRIKHMCTSSYLDKHKKLYENNI from the exons ATGATAATATGGTATAATTATTCAGTGATGTATGCTAAGAATTTTTTAAGGTcgaaaaattattataaatactACCATTCTGCAAAGTTGTTTCAACGGAGGCAATTTTCTCTGTTCAATAATAACGACAAAAATGGTGAAGCaaatattttgaataataGAACAGATTTTATTCAATTATATCACAATTTAATAGAAACGAAGAAAATTGAGCATGACCCTTATCAATTTAAGcttattttaatattgCAG GCGCTTGAAAACAATCTCAATAATTACTATCATAATGTACAggataaaaaaagaaaaaatatgagtaccgaaataaataataaaaagaagtCATTTCTGAGTTCATGGTTTTGTAgcaataaatatatagaagGAAAGGATCATTCGATTAATGATTCAAATGATGAACCTATAATTTTAGATagtttaaaaaatgatgataatttttttttatttgacaatgataaatataaaaacaataaagATTTAAAATATCATGATATAAAAGATGAGAAATACTTTATGAATGAAATTAatatagaagaaaaatctattacatatataagaggtttatatatatatggaagTGTAGGTAGAGGCAAgacatattttttaaatttattatttgataggataaaattaaataaattaaaaatgcattatcataattttatgCAAGAAATACATAGAAAGTTTcatgaagaaaaaatgaataattcAGAAGATCcaataaaaagtatatcaataaaaatgagtgaaaaatataaagttatatttatagatGAATTTCAAGTTGTACATATATCTGATGCTATGGTTATAAAATCTTTATTTAATCACCTTTTTTATCAAGGAAccattttattatgtacatCAAATAGAAATCCtatacatttatatcataatgGTTTAAATAGAGATCGTTTTTTACCTTTTATtcaattattatttaaatttaattatatatttgaaattGATAATTATCATGATTTTcgtttaaaaaatatacatacgAAAGATGATATTTATACCTTACCAAATAAAACATTTGAGCAAGTGAAAAATCTTTGTAGTGATTTATATTGTagatattataataaagatataaattatgtaaGACAAAATGAGAAATTTAATCAAACTTTAGTTGTTtcaaattttaaaaaatgtattattccatatatgttaaataaatattctatattttcttttcaaGACTTATGTAGTAAAAATGTAAGTATTGATGAATATAATGCCATATCAAATAATAGTCATACTATATTTATCcataatatagaaaaaatgaatgaaGAAAGTAAAGGAAATGAAATGAGAagatttattttgttaatagacattttatatgaaaaaaatactaAAGTTTTCTTTTATAGTAATATTCCTTTATTTCAAATTTTTCAAACAAATTGCATTATTTCGCACTTTCAAAATTTATTGGAAAAAATGAAATCACAATATGATCactttaaaaattttaaagaatCCTTGAAGGAACAATTGAAGGATGGGGCATTTAATAGGGAGATGTTTGGAAGCataatgttattatttgataCAAAAACAga AATAAGCGATAAATTATTTGATGCTATAAATTACAACATCAATAAGGAGTACATACCAATAGAATACCTTAg gAGAGTTTTGTGCTTTCACATTATGAATTACGAAATTGATATAAAAGGacatttaaaatttttggAAGATGAACATTTAATAGTAGAACCTATTCCTTATTTACTATTCGA CGAAAACGATATAGATACATCACAAGAAAATACCTTCGCATCAATGAGAACATTATCGAG AATTAAGCATATGTGCACATCATCATATTTGGACAAGCATAAAAAACTATACgagaataatatatag
- a CDS encoding hypothetical protein (conserved Plasmodium protein, unknown function) encodes MKKVSEKTQKAYNKENPKSFKRREEQKRENRKESRGNYKKEYKKDKNETNKGTNKKLRYVLKVDTDGEYKNKRNKEKADIQKKRNNKRRSLSVVIPNYEKDIMNNIKLADKIYKLSTNKSSDDDSYESYDTSERSTSSKNEKRKNYWKSKKIKNRRSLSCGNYNSDSSNTQINKKFDININEVQTKYKNKNIKIIYDDGGAKRIVVKKKRKNKKEGKQNEDNDEEGDEDDEDAEDDEDADEDEEDDDIEDEDTDDDENDEENDEENDDDDDYDNECDEDEIHNKRNVLNNRREKKKKESKDNTKKLKNGEKKSSKYKKIKSRKKEKENEKNPKNLYNVKKKKKNIALSDSYSRENTKLNMNKIKNKLHELKEDEDENKKQNINKFDNDKKYVDMNYENMKRGNKRYSSMYEKRRVHNTNEYGENEKTIYDQTTCDQNEYYLTKYQPNEYNPNKYHPNEYNPNKYHPNEYNPNKYHPNEYNPNKYHPNEYRSNEYHSNQYNTNKHMDATSNAIKNMYYSKEKKNTLHTCSEYVNIKNKEMNNKLFLNIKEFIFKMHLNLENIKEMIKNKNDYLLTTFQSSYHNIVDYCKKNEVQKENFYKIIFQDLFSLLNEFIMVDDYTKRFFFSVERDVRQKCLENIKSEFYNFINKFINPNENNKNVLSSQCKNDEWLVSSDRYKNSTMNIQEMLTSKQEKPSNIFSTISMLHSNATNNSHVNVMNFNNDTSYNQNIRYTKNSLSSLHNINNENMVKSEILKIDRLNNDLVLKLNKSSIFQNTNDENINVIEYLKTLVKNEKEKYVKLEFLYDEIKQKYDLLQKKREDDIYYKQSHISHNNKIHEEENLSFFEKLYKSQSIIKYEEQKLEDSSKKIVEESLKLSKIKEINEQNKKDLEIEKELIKKENEEIVNENELLIKKKKDMENDILVIQQQKKDIELEIELVQKKKENMQKENELLDDEKKKLDEENELLHDKKKKLNEENELLDDKKKKLDEENQLLDDKKKKLDEENQLLDDKKKKLDEENILLEERKKKMDEDNILLDEKKKEIVNDHNMFIQTEHNLLNEKKTKIQEDSNIIEEELKEMHSKKILLEETKIKIENDENDIKRKQSQIENIYRRNSMMIDNINSYSYKSNIKTKTFNFDNNIEEEDKITQKKNTKIYTDDISNMLTKNNKSSIYSINSEKDIIINEQEIYSNKNNTFNNDIEKDHTNVMENNNFNNISYKKCQSKIYDINDSNNKFLMDTESIIKIQNDINEKVMLLKQREEIFYEEKKNFEKEKNELHLLKENVLNKMNIIKDRENELNKKEEELKKMKEILLSKENIINYSLNSSKINKDKLEYNKLEDVTKKGDINMSTMKSFKSHLRDTNNIEPFKNHINNDKLYGDNILSYGNNLSHDNNMKYDSNLSCDNNMSHDNNMARDNNISHDNNISYDNNPSYNTHMKLSELEENNENKNKDKIDYYDKDNFVDRNNIINNNNFNISKISNDSISGNMDMNELHDNLNNSLKEIEIYKSLLKSRDSEINTLKLKIEKQRTEEKWKQNNINQLNDISSDMNNIYINGNISNGVNYDTSMHVLELPERKFLNLSEVEDNEKIKSILSNELVSLYKEINNIKEEYNINVLKKNEFIGNLLLNFLNDLRNNYRLKENYYEKEVHKSQIIISEREDYIKELQNTLNEKKLKEISYKKMLLKMNQINDTYKLKNKRSLSTVELLKQDIKFLNEDVLKKNEMIKKFEVSK; translated from the exons atgaaaaaagtATCTGAAAAGACACAA AAAGCATACAACAAGGAAAACCCCAAATCCTTCAAAAGAAGAGAAGAACAGAAGAGAGAAAACAGAAAAGAAAGTAGAGGGAATTACAAAAAGGAATACAAAAAAGATAAGAATGAAACAAACAAAGGAACGAATAAAAAACTCAGATATGTCTTAAAAGTTGACACGGATGGTGAGTACAAAAATAAGAGGAATAAAGAAAAGGCtgatatacaaaaaaaaagaaataataaaagaagaagtTTATCAGTAGTTATACCCAATTATGAAAAGGACataatgaataatataaaactagccgataaaatatataaactaTCGACTAACAAATCAAGCGATGATGATTCTTACGAATCATATGATACTAGTGAAAGAAGTACTAGTTcgaaaaatgaaaagagaaaaaattattggaaaagcaaaaaaattaaaaatagaaGAAGCCTAAGTTGTGGGAACTATAACTCAGATAGTAGTAATActcaaataaataaaaaatttgatattaatattaatgagGTTCAAACaaagtataaaaataaaaatataaaaattatatatgatgatgGGGGAGCTAAAAGGATTGTAgtgaaaaagaaaagaaaaaataagaaggaaggaaaacaaaatgaagataatgatgaagaaggtgatgaagatgatgaagatgctgaagatgatgaagatgCTGACGAAGACGAAGAGGATGACGATATTGAAGATGAAGATACTGACgatgatgaaaatgatgaagaaaatgatgaagaaaatgacGATGATGACGATTATGATAATGAATGTGATGAAGATGAAATTCATAATAAACGAAATGTTCTTAATAACCGtagggaaaaaaaaaagaaggaatcaaaagataatacaaaaaaattaaaaaatggggaaaaaaaaagcagtaagtataaaaaaataaaaagtagGAAGAAGGAGAAAGAAAACGAAAAAAATCCAAAAAACttatataatgtaaaaaaaaaaaaaaaaaacatagCATTAAGTGATAGTTATTCTAGAGAAAATACAAAACtaaatatgaacaaaataaaaaataaactaCATGAACTCAAAGAGGATGAAGACGAAAacaaaaaacaaaatataaacaaatttgataatgataaaaaatatgtagatatgaattatgaaaatatgaaaagaGGAAATAAACGATATTCAAGTATGTATGAAAAAAGGAGGGTACATAATACTAATGAGTATGgagaaaatgaaaaaacGATATATGATCAGACTACGTGTGATcaaaatgaatattatcTAACTAAATATCAACCAAATGAGTATAATCCAAACAAATACCATCCGAATGAATACAATCCAAACAAGTATCATCCGAATGAGTATAATCCAAACAAGTATCATCCGAATGAGTATAATCCAAACAAGTATCATCCGAATGAGTATCGTTCAAATGAATATCATTCAAATCAATATAATACGAATAAACATATGGATGCTACATCGAATGcaattaaaaatatgtactattcaaaagaaaagaaaaatacaTTACATACATGCTCGgaatatgttaatataaaaaacaaagaaATGAACAATAAGctttttcttaatataaaagaatttattttcaaaatgCATTTAAATCTCgaaaatattaaagaaatGATCAAAAATAAGAATGATTATTTGTTAACAACATTTCAGTCATCTTATCATAATATTGTAGACtattgtaaaaaaaatgaggTACAAAAAGagaatttttataaaataatatttcaagATTTGTTTagtttattaaatgaatttaTTATGGTGGATGATTACACCAAGaggtttttttttagtgTTGAAAGAGATGTGAGACAAAAATGTttggaaaatataaaaagtgaattttataattttataaataaatttataaatcCAAATGAGaataacaaaaatgtattatcTTCACAATgtaaaaatgatgaatgGTTAGTTTCATCGGATAGATACAAAAATAGTACGATGAATATACAAGAAATGCTCACAAGTAAACAAGAGAAACCtagtaatatattttccacAATATCTATGTTACACAGTAATGCTACTAATAATAGTCATGTTAATGTGATGAATTTTAACAACGATACATCttataatcaaaatattaGATATACAAAAAACTCCTTATCCAGTTTgcataatataaataatgaaaatatggTTAAGAGtgaaattttaaaaattgaTCGTTTGAATAACGACTTGGTTCTGAAACTTAACAAATCAAGCATATTTCAAAATACAAAcgatgaaaatattaatgtaatagaatatttaaaaactcttgtaaaaaatgaaaaagaaaaatatgttaaattagaatttttatatgatgaaataaaacaaaagTATGATTTacttcaaaaaaaaagagaagatgatatatattataaacaaTCACATATATCgcataataataaaatacatgAAGAGGAaaatttatctttttttgaaaaattgTACAAGAGCCAATCTATTATAAAATACGAAGAACAGAAATTAGAAGATTCTTCCAAAAAGATTGTAGAAGAAAGCTTGAAACTTAgcaaaataaaagaaattaacgaacaaaataagaaagatttagaaatagaaaaagagttaataaaaaaagaaaacgAGGAAATAgtaaatgaaaatgaattattaataaagaaaaaaaaagacatGGAAAATGATATACTAGTTATACAACAACAGAAAAAAGATATTGAATTGGAAATAGAATTGGTgcagaaaaaaaaggaaaacaTGCAAAAGGAAAACGAACTCTTAGATgacgaaaaaaaaaaattggaTGAGGAAAATGAACTCTTACatgacaaaaaaaaaaaattaaatgagGAAAACGAACTCTTAGatgacaaaaaaaaaaaattggaTGAGGAAAACCAACTGTTGGatgacaaaaaaaaaaaattggaTGAGGAAAACCAACTGTTGGatgacaaaaaaaaaaaattggatgaagaaaatattcttttggaggaaagaaagaaaaaaatggatgaagataatattCTCTTGgatgagaaaaaaaaagaaatagtTAATGATCACAATATGTTCATACAAACAGaacataatttattaaatgaaaagaaaacCAAAATACAAGAGGATTCTAATATAATTGAAgaagaattaaaagaaatgcatagtaaaaaaatattactggaagaaacaaaaataaaaatagaaaatgatgaaaatgatataaaaagaaaacaatcacagatagaaaatatatatagaagaAATAGTATGATGattgataatataaattcatattcatataaatcCAATATAAAAACGAAGACATTCAATTTCGACAATAATATagaagaagaagataaaataacacaaaaaaaaaatactaaaatatatactgatgatatatcaaatatgttgacgaaaaataataaatccAGTATTTACAGTATAAATAGTGAAAaggatataataataaatgaacaagaaatatatagtaataaaaataatacttttaataatgatatagaAAAGGATCATACGAATGTAatggaaaataataatttcaataatatatcatacAAAAAATGTCAAAGTAAAatttatgatataaatgatagtaataataagtTTCTTATGGACACAGAAAGTATTATAAAGATCcaaaatgatattaatGAAAAGGTAATGTTACTTAAACAAAGAGAggaaatattttatgaagaaaaaaaaaattttgaaaaagaaaaaaatgaattacatttattaaaagaaaatgttttaaataaaatgaatattataaaagataGAGAAAATGAacttaataaaaaagaagaagaattaaaaaaaatgaaagaaatattattaagtaaagaaaatatcataaattattcattaaattcatctaaaataaataaggaCAAATtggaatataataaattagaAGATGTCACGAAAAAAGGAGACATCAATATGTCAACAATGAAAAGTTTTAAGTCTCATTTAAGagatacaaataatatCGAACCATTTAAAAACCATATCAATAATGATAAGTTGTATGgagataatatattatcttatGGAAATAACTTATCACATGATAACAATATGAAGTATGATAGTAACTTATCGtgtgataataatatgtcACATGATAATAACATGGCACGTGATAATAACATCTCtcatgataataatatatcttatgATAATAACCCCTCGTATAATACACATATGAAATTAAGCGAATTAGAGGAGAATAAcgaaaataaaaataaagataaaatagattattatgataaagataattttgttgatagaaataatatcattaaCAATAACAactttaatatatcaaaaattTCAAATGATAGCATTTCAGGAAATATGGATATGAATGAATTACatgataatttaaataacaGTTTGAAGGAAATAGAAATCTATAAGAgtttattaaaaagtaGAGATTCagaaataaatacattaaaattaaaaattgaaaaacAAAGGACTGAAGAAAAGTGgaaacaaaataatataaaccAATTAAATGATATCAGTTCtgatatgaataatatatatattaatggAAACATAAGTAATGGAGTGAATTATGACACTTCAATGCATGTACTTGAGTTACCAGAAAGG aaatTTTTGAATTTATCTGAAGTGGaagataatgaaaaaataaaaagtatcCTAAGTAATGAACTtgtatcattatataaagaaataaataatatcaaagaagaatataatataaatgtactcaagaaaaatgaatttattGGAAATCTTCTACTtaattt tttaaatgatttaagaaataattatagattaaaagaaaattacTATGAAAAAGAGGTTCATAAAAGtcaaataattataagCGAAAGGGAGGATTACATAAAGGAACTTCA GAATACATTGAATGAAAAAAAGTTGAAAGAAATATCTTATAAAAAGATGCTGTTAAAAATGAATCAAATAAATgacacatataaattaaaaaacaaaagaagTTTATCTACTGTCgaattattaaaacaaGATATAAAATTTCTGAATGAAgatgttttaaaaaaaaatgaaatg attaaaaaatttgaaGTATCTAAGTGA
- a CDS encoding hypothetical protein (conserved Plasmodium protein, unknown function) yields MGKSSNKKKKIYQNVAKIKLNNKPSLKWRLINKESNFFDKAFEENLMSFQKMSLNENDYSLEKENHMETKIVHVVKKLKRKKKKKKIKIRGRKKKSIIKGRRKYKCS; encoded by the exons ATGGGTAAAAGTAgtaacaaaaaaaaaaagatttatcaaaatgttgcaaaaataaaattaaacaaTAAGCCATCCCTAAAA TGGCGTCtaattaataaagaatCAAATTTTTTTGACAAGGCGTTTGAGGAAAACCTAATGAGT TTTCAGAAAATGTCCTTGAATGAAAATGATTATTCTttagaaaaagaaaatcaCATGGAAACCAAAATTGTACATGTGgttaaaaaattaaaaagaaaaaaaaaaaaaaaaaag ATAAAAATTAGAGGTAGAAAGAAAAAGAGCATAATTAAAGGGAGGaggaaatataaatgttcataa